One Natrinema longum genomic window carries:
- a CDS encoding DUF4157 domain-containing protein, with protein sequence MIEASLDTVLLTQPPLSCERTNTRAEAESDSSSATTHAQIAQRSERAASGGSGTGAWSSGPTDEAAEDRFGMAIEDQETKTELLRQEKMNGLAQVQQWVDEGMTTEDMGNPQTMEAFRQRQAERPAEVPRNIERQNRRSVLRSEKAASDTSPAGNAGVPDPVREVIQSKGQPLEGGIQRAMEDRMGDSFGDVRIHADATAAKACEEINARAFTVGNHIAFNHGEYDPESLEGQHILAHELTHVRQQTGADVSMMPQEDSGLEIDPDPSLEREAKEAAQQAMADGPVTINRMGSEMHIQRMPDAEQLQNGREQAASRNDEMTLAQTVEQLEDRVSSIEEIVTGEESVMDSVGKALSQGAVGAVGGLIGGVAGTMVSPGLGTVGGAAVGQEMAKGMAGDVTKTLTAKAYDKGTNFVAEKGNQARDFLEQLIEEKVDELLGESEHGGNTKFRD encoded by the coding sequence ATGATCGAGGCTAGTCTCGATACCGTCCTGCTCACGCAACCCCCTCTTTCGTGCGAGAGAACCAATACTCGAGCAGAGGCCGAGTCCGACTCCTCGAGTGCCACGACGCACGCCCAGATCGCACAGCGATCGGAGAGGGCTGCGTCGGGTGGCTCGGGAACCGGAGCGTGGTCGTCGGGGCCGACGGACGAAGCGGCCGAAGACAGGTTCGGGATGGCGATCGAAGATCAGGAGACGAAAACGGAGCTCCTGCGCCAGGAGAAGATGAACGGGCTCGCCCAGGTCCAGCAGTGGGTCGACGAAGGGATGACTACCGAGGACATGGGGAATCCGCAGACGATGGAGGCGTTCCGACAGCGTCAGGCCGAGCGGCCCGCGGAAGTACCTCGAAACATCGAACGCCAGAACCGGCGTTCGGTCCTGCGCAGCGAGAAAGCCGCCAGCGATACCAGCCCGGCCGGGAACGCGGGCGTTCCAGATCCGGTTCGGGAGGTAATTCAGTCGAAAGGCCAGCCACTGGAGGGCGGAATCCAGCGGGCGATGGAAGACCGGATGGGCGATTCGTTCGGCGATGTACGCATTCACGCCGACGCGACCGCCGCGAAGGCCTGCGAAGAGATCAACGCGCGAGCGTTCACCGTCGGGAATCACATCGCGTTCAATCACGGCGAGTACGACCCTGAATCGCTGGAGGGCCAGCACATCCTCGCGCACGAACTGACTCACGTCCGCCAGCAGACCGGCGCGGATGTCAGCATGATGCCCCAGGAAGACAGTGGACTGGAAATCGATCCTGATCCCTCCCTCGAGCGGGAAGCCAAAGAGGCAGCCCAGCAGGCGATGGCTGACGGGCCAGTGACGATCAACCGGATGGGGTCGGAGATGCACATCCAGCGAATGCCCGACGCGGAGCAACTCCAGAATGGCCGTGAGCAGGCTGCGTCCCGAAATGACGAGATGACACTCGCACAGACGGTGGAACAACTCGAGGATCGGGTGTCATCGATCGAGGAAATCGTCACGGGCGAGGAGTCGGTGATGGACAGCGTCGGCAAAGCGCTCTCACAGGGTGCTGTCGGTGCGGTAGGGGGTTTGATTGGAGGCGTTGCTGGTACTATGGTCTCACCTGGCCTCGGTACTGTCGGTGGTGCTGCAGTGGGGCAAGAAATGGCTAAGGGGATGGCCGGTGACGTAACCAAGACGCTCACTGCCAAGGCCTACGACAAGGGAACGAATTTCGTCGCCGAGAAAGGCAACCAAGCCAGAGACTTCCTTGAACAACTCATTGAGGAGAAGGTCGACGAACTCCTTGGGGAGTCTGAACACGGCGGAAATACAAAGTTTAGGGATTGA